GATGCGCTGCGCGCGGGCGGCGCGCTTGTCCTCGAACCGCGACGCCGCGGAGTCCAGGCCGGCCATGAACGCGGCGAGCCGCTCGCGGGCGGCCTCGCCGGCCGACCCGAGGTCGGTGCGGTCCCACACGTTCCAGGCCCGCAGCACGGGCGAGAGCACCTCGTCGTGGTGGATGCGCAGGTCGTAGATGCCGGCGAGCGCGATCGTGAGGGAGCGGCGGGTGAAGCCCTCGACGCCGTTGCCCGGCATCGCGAAGTTCTCCGCGACCTCGAGCACGGCCTCCATCGAGGCGTCCGGGTCGATCTCGAACGCCGCGGCCATGACGTTGCGGTAGAAGAGCATGTGGAGGTTCTCGTCCGCGGCGATGCGCGCGAGCAGGCGGTCGCAGCCGGCGTCGTCGGTGTGCCGCCCCGTGTTGCGGTGCGAGATCCGCGTGGCGAGCTCCTGGAACGACACGTAGGACATCGTCGTGAGCATCGTGCGCTCGTGGTCGCTGGCGAACCCGCGGCCCATGTGGTCCATGCGCTCGCGCTCGAGGGCGACCGGGTCGACCGAGCGGGTCACGGTGAGGTAGTCGCGCATCGCGGTGCCGTGCCGGGCCTCCTCGGCGGTCCAGCGGTGCACCCACTCGCCCCACGCGCTGTCGCGGCCGACGACGTCGGACAGCGCACGGTGGTAGCTCGGCAGGTTGTCCTCGGTGAGCAGGTTGACGACCAGCGCCGTCCGCGCGACGCCGTCGACCGGCGACTGCTCCTCGGCCCAGGCCTCGCCGCCGTACTCGCCGTCGAAGTCGGTGCCCTGGCTCCAGGGCACGTACTGGTGCGGGAACCACTCCTTGGCCATCGCGAGGTGGCGCTCGAGCTCGCGCGCGGCCACCGGCTCGAGCTCGCGGACGAGGTCGGCGGACGGACGGTCGTCGACTGCGGTCATGAGGGCTCCCGGTCGTGAGGTTACGCAACCGTAGCCTGCGCGGCGGCCGGAGCCCAGCCGGACCCGGACGCCCCGGGCGGAGGAGTCAGGCCCCGGCGGGCCTGGGGCGGGCCAGCGCGGCCCGCAGCCGGGCCGGGTCGACCCGCCAGAAGTCGTGCTGGACGCCGTCGACGAGGGTCACCGGGATCTGCTCCCAGTAGAGGTCCGCCAGCTCCGGGTCGTCGAGGATCGACACCTCGTCGAACGACTCGCCGGTCTGCGCGCACACGGACTCGATGACCTCGCGCGCCTGGTCGCACAGGTGGCAGCCGGGCTTGCCGACCAGCGTGACCCGGGGACCGGCGGGGTCCGCGCTCATGCGCCGGACTCGCGCAGCCGCGCGCGGGCGATCTTGCCGGTGGCCGAGTGCGGCAGCGACTCCACGATCTCGATCACCGTGGGGCACTTGAACCGGGCCAGCCGCGACTCGCACAGCGCGGCCACCTGCTCGCGCGTGACGGTGCGGCCGGCCACGGGCACGACGTACGCCTTCACCGTCTCGCCGGTCTGCTCGTGCGGGACGCCGACGACGGCCACCTCGGCGACGTCCGGGTTGGAGGCGATGACCGTCTCCACCTCGAACGGGTAGACGTTGAAGCCGGACACGAGCACGAGGTCGCGGCGCCGGTCCACCAGGTGCAGGTCGCCGTCCGCGTCGCGGTAGGCGACGTCGCCGGTGGCGTACCAGCCCTCGGCGTCCGGGCCGCCCGCGCCGTCGGGCCAGTAGCCCGAGAACAGGTTGGCCCCGCGCACCCAGATCTCGCCCGGGTCGTCCTCGTCCGCGTCGCTGCCGTCCTCGTCGACGAGGCGCACCTCGATGCCGGGCAGGGGGGCGCCGATCGAGCCGGGCTTGGGCCGGTGCCCCACCAGGGTGCTGGTGACGACCGGGGCGGCCTCGGTGAGGCCGTAGCCCTCCCACACCGGCCGACCGGCGTGCTCGACGAACGCGTCGAGCACCGCGGGTGCCAGCGGCGCCGCGCCGGAGATCAGGGTGCGGACACCGGCGAGCCGGTGGTCGAGGTCCGGCACGGAGGACCAGGCGACGAACACCGGGGGCGCCGCGGGCACGTTGGTGACGCCGTGCGCCTCCACCACCTCGAGCGCGGGGAGTGGCGAGAACCGGGGCAGCAGCACGCAGCGGGCGCCGCTGGCCAGGGCCACGCCGAGGACGGCGTTGAGGCCGTAGATGTGGAACAGCGGCAGCACCACCAGCACGACGTCGTCGTCCTGCAGCGGCGGCGGCTCCAGGCGAAGCGTCTGCGCGACGTTGGCCAGCAGCGCCCGGTGGGTGAGCATCGCGCCGCGGCTCGGGCCGCTGGTGCCCGAGGTGAACAGCAGCACCGCCAGGGACTCCGGGTCGAAGGCCTCGGCGTCCGGCCGGGGGGCGTCGGCGCGGTGGCCGGCGCGCTCGATCCCGGTGTACGCCGGGTCGCCCACCACCACGAGCTCGGTGTCGAGGGAGGCCGTGGCCGCGGCGGCGACCGCCTCCGTGGCCTCCTCCGCCACCACCAGCCGCGCCCCGGACCGGGCCAGCAGGTCCTCCACCTCCGCCGCCGTGTAGCCGGTGTTGAGCGGCACGGAGACCATGCCCGCCCGCAGCGTGGCCAGGTACATCGCCACGAACTCGATGCGGTTGCCGAGCAGCAGGGCGACCCGGTCGCCGGGCTCGAGGCCGTGGCGGCGCAGCCCGGCCGCGGTGGCGTCCACGGAGGTGTCGAGGGTGGCCCAGGTGGTCTCGACGCCGGTGGCGAGGTCGAGGAACGCCACCGCGTCCGGCCGCTGCGCGGCGGTCTCGCGCAGCAGGTCGGCGACGTTCGTGGCGTCCGACGGGGTCACGCGACGATCGTGGCACACGGCACCCTGGCTAGGCTCCCGGGCATGAACGCGTCGCGACGCCACGACCTGGTGCACGCCTCGCAGGTGGCCGGCGAGGCCGCGGCCGCCGCCGCGTCGGTCGCCCCCACCCGCCTGGTGGAGCCGGACCTCACCGGTGCGGCCTTCTTCGACGTCGACAACACCGTCATGCGCGGGGCGAGCATCTTCCACCTCGCTCGCGGCCTGGCCCGGCGCAACTTCTTCACGATGCGCGAGGTCGGCGACTTCGCCCTCAAGCAGGCCAAGTTCGTGGTGAACGGCGCCGAGGACCTCGAGGACATGGCGTCGGCCACCGAGGCGGCGCTGGCCTTCGTGCAGGGCAAGCGCGTGGACGACGTCGTCTCGCTCGGCGAGGAGATCTTCGACGAGCTGATGGCCCGCAAGCTGTGGC
This Frankiales bacterium DNA region includes the following protein-coding sequences:
- a CDS encoding acyl-ACP desaturase, which produces MTAVDDRPSADLVRELEPVAARELERHLAMAKEWFPHQYVPWSQGTDFDGEYGGEAWAEEQSPVDGVARTALVVNLLTEDNLPSYHRALSDVVGRDSAWGEWVHRWTAEEARHGTAMRDYLTVTRSVDPVALERERMDHMGRGFASDHERTMLTTMSYVSFQELATRISHRNTGRHTDDAGCDRLLARIAADENLHMLFYRNVMAAAFEIDPDASMEAVLEVAENFAMPGNGVEGFTRRSLTIALAGIYDLRIHHDEVLSPVLRAWNVWDRTDLGSAGEAARERLAAFMAGLDSAASRFEDKRAARAQRIAQG
- a CDS encoding glutaredoxin family protein translates to MSADPAGPRVTLVGKPGCHLCDQAREVIESVCAQTGESFDEVSILDDPELADLYWEQIPVTLVDGVQHDFWRVDPARLRAALARPRPAGA
- a CDS encoding AMP-binding protein, whose product is MTPSDATNVADLLRETAAQRPDAVAFLDLATGVETTWATLDTSVDATAAGLRRHGLEPGDRVALLLGNRIEFVAMYLATLRAGMVSVPLNTGYTAAEVEDLLARSGARLVVAEEATEAVAAAATASLDTELVVVGDPAYTGIERAGHRADAPRPDAEAFDPESLAVLLFTSGTSGPSRGAMLTHRALLANVAQTLRLEPPPLQDDDVVLVVLPLFHIYGLNAVLGVALASGARCVLLPRFSPLPALEVVEAHGVTNVPAAPPVFVAWSSVPDLDHRLAGVRTLISGAAPLAPAVLDAFVEHAGRPVWEGYGLTEAAPVVTSTLVGHRPKPGSIGAPLPGIEVRLVDEDGSDADEDDPGEIWVRGANLFSGYWPDGAGGPDAEGWYATGDVAYRDADGDLHLVDRRRDLVLVSGFNVYPFEVETVIASNPDVAEVAVVGVPHEQTGETVKAYVVPVAGRTVTREQVAALCESRLARFKCPTVIEIVESLPHSATGKIARARLRESGA